caacccaacccgacccgAACCATGTACACACCTAGTTGGAACAACCAAACCAACCCAACTTTAAATGAAattgagttcattatttaataaggttatttgaattaaaaaaatttataaccaaaATTTCTGTGTTTGAACGCGACTACGTCCAAAACAAACTTTACATTATAGTATCtctttcaaacttcttttaacTCACTGTACTAACATGATAATCAAATTACTTATTCGAgactaaaaatgaaaactagaTCGGAGAAGTAGCAAAGAGAACTAGCTTGAGATGACTGTCTTGATATAATTTCACTCTGTTTACGATCATTAGCACACGGGTGAATAAGTATATTTCTATAcactattattaattttttttttattattattttttatttattttattttatttattaatgatgGTGTGTAGACAAGTATCACAACCTTACTacgaagagagtaggttgtgacccttaCGTTGCGAAAAATGAAACGACGACATTCAAGTGGCGTTCATCCGGCTACACTAGGNCATTAAGAAGCACAAACACTTCAGTTTGGCTAGCATATCCTTGTTCGACATGTGTTGGACACTCGAACACTCTAATACCCATTGACACGTATTAGTCACTTATTGTCACGATAGGTATGTGTCTGGTATGAGTTGTATAAAGTCAAAATCGAACATTCGTTAGGTTTAGTAGTCATACCAAACACATAGGAACTAGACGTGTTGTATTTGTGTCTTGTATTAGTATCTGTTATTCTGAGTCCTTGCACGAGCCTTGAGTTTCCCGAGTCCTTGCACGCACAATCACGAGCGAAAACACGTTGAtaacttgttttgttttgtaataTAGGAGCAAGAATGTTTTACAACACTCAAGACATGCTATGGAGGAGGAAACTAGAGGAACAAGCTCTTGAGCTTCAAGCTTTAAGAGTAATGAGTTTGCAACTTTCTGATGTTAAAAAGCCTCACCATCAGCAAACTCCTCTTCCAATTTGCAGCCCAATTCCTTCCCCTACTAACACTCCTAATCCCTTCAATCAAGCCCttcttttccattcaattccAACCAGCTCACAACTCCTCCAAGGTACATAATGTTCTCTTTGTTGCATTGTCATGTTTGATTATCACTAGTCGGTGTTCGTTCTAGCTCGATAATCCTCTTGTTGTTTGTAGAGAATGGCTCGAACCGCTTACCTGAGGTTCACCTTGAGCCACGAGTGATGATCAATTCAAATTCGACAGCTGATAGTGATAGTAGCAATGACAAGGAAACCGACTTGCAAGAAACTAGGTACTATAAGGTTCTATCTAGTGGTTGTTGATGATCATTTTATGTTCTTTGTTTCGACACTTGATgtgtttctttgtctttttaagcacttttgaaaacgttttcaaaatttgagcttaaaaactaaaaaaagacgGATCCCatgtcaattggagagagaaatgagtgcCAGCTAGGATGCTGAGTCTTGAAGgtgggtagattgtgagatcctgcatcggt
This is a stretch of genomic DNA from Cucurbita pepo subsp. pepo cultivar mu-cu-16 unplaced genomic scaffold, ASM280686v2 Cp4.1_scaffold002046, whole genome shotgun sequence. It encodes these proteins:
- the LOC111786580 gene encoding zinc finger CCCH domain-containing protein 46-like, with translation MFYNTQDMLWRRKLEEQALELQALRVMSLQLSDVKKPHHQQTPLPICSPIPSPTNTPNPFNQALLFHSIPTSSQLLQENGSNRLPEVHLEPRVMINSNSTADSDSSNDKETDLQETSLEHNLPDSPFATASYTPSGIEVDESDASTDNHSAASSFASTSNLGAPFKSFNCQYPSGHGAIGLYASTGGPTCRVGI